From Prionailurus viverrinus isolate Anna chromosome B2, UM_Priviv_1.0, whole genome shotgun sequence, the proteins below share one genomic window:
- the DPPA5 gene encoding developmental pluripotency-associated 5 protein, whose amino-acid sequence MGTLPKRKDIPPWVKIPDDLKDPEVFQVQTQLLEAMFGVGGSRIPYIERVSKVMLELKVQESSGLAEVVVYGSYLYKLRAKWMLQSMAEWHRQRQERGMLKLEDAMKALHLGPWMK is encoded by the exons ATGGGGACGCTGCCGAAACGAAAAGATATTCCACCGTGGGTGAAAATTCCCGACGACTTGAAAGATCCTGAGGTGTTTCAGGTCCAGACACAACTCTTGGAAGCTATGTTTG GCGTAGGTGGATCTCGAATCCCGTACATCGAGCGAGTCAGCAAAGTCATGCTTGAGTTAAAGGTTCAGGAATCCTCGGGACTCGCCGAGGTCGTGGTTTATGGCTCTTACTTGTACAAGCTTAGGGCCAAATGGATGCTCCAGTCCATGGCCGAGTGGCACCGCCAGCGACAGGAACGAG GGATGCTCAAGCTGGAGGATGCCATGAAGGCCCTGCATCTAGGTCCTTGGATGAAGTGA